One segment of Anatilimnocola aggregata DNA contains the following:
- a CDS encoding SGNH/GDSL hydrolase family protein — MRCRVCLLLAIVFSLSFSSRPLQAEHEGKVQILLLGDSTTEGSVPRRHVPKGPHLEDVIRELLAAEKDLPPTNVINLGLSGEYIQRLLESGRYEKAASKLPGIDFVLIRYGLNDNARRENFAENFPKDYHELIERLRKDHPRASLIVMTVIPYGGEEVAQRLNKLNADVAKAEGLRLFDIYPRYAAELKRGPDMLNYRRFPLEKIPENRREFVKPFVVPGANPSVEVLDNRLDAHFGHLPGWFGDRHPNLAGYHVIGDETAKFLTPLIREKFKK; from the coding sequence ATGCGCTGCCGCGTTTGTCTGCTCCTTGCGATTGTTTTCTCGCTCTCCTTCAGCAGCCGTCCGCTTCAGGCCGAGCACGAAGGCAAAGTGCAAATCCTGTTGCTCGGCGACAGCACGACGGAGGGAAGTGTGCCGCGACGTCATGTGCCCAAGGGACCGCATCTGGAAGACGTGATACGCGAGTTACTAGCTGCGGAGAAGGACTTGCCGCCGACCAACGTGATCAATCTGGGGTTGAGTGGCGAGTACATTCAACGGCTATTGGAATCTGGCCGATACGAGAAAGCAGCATCGAAACTACCCGGAATCGACTTCGTTCTGATTCGGTACGGTTTGAACGACAACGCCCGCCGCGAGAACTTCGCCGAGAATTTCCCCAAGGATTATCACGAGCTGATCGAGCGGCTCAGGAAGGATCATCCACGGGCCTCGCTGATTGTGATGACGGTCATTCCTTACGGCGGCGAAGAAGTAGCTCAGCGGCTGAACAAACTCAACGCGGACGTCGCGAAAGCGGAAGGACTGCGGCTGTTCGATATCTATCCTCGTTATGCCGCCGAGCTGAAACGCGGCCCGGACATGCTCAACTACCGCCGGTTTCCCCTGGAGAAGATCCCAGAGAACCGGCGCGAGTTTGTGAAGCCATTCGTCGTTCCGGGAGCTAATCCGAGCGTGGAAGTTCTCGACAATCGGCTCGATGCTCACTTCGGCCATCTGCCGGGCTGGTTTGGCGATCGCCACCCTAATCTCGCCGGCTATCACGTCATCGGCGATGAAACCGCCAAGTTCCTGACGCCCCTGATTCGCGAGAAATTTAAGAAGTGA
- a CDS encoding WD40 repeat domain-containing protein, which translates to MKSDPTKIKEVAEYKHHSPLVSCAFDPTARFVLAGGRDRNILCLDVAAKSTTELSGHETWVGNIVRSGTDLILTADFAGVVFAWDCTGDKPRQRWKITAHASTIYALAASPDGKLFATGDRDGNIHVWQASDGKRMHKLRIEGHPVYGLAFHPDGQRLISADRQPKKPRLKVWEFATGKEQRSIDVPQLSAYRRVEDIEWGGIRGITISPDGNTLVACGSNEYSGPACALLFDIATGELKLKLASQLKGFYYSAQFHAQGFLLTAGGDIGKGELRAWDPTKDESLATTATIGPCTSLDVQPSGERCVVTQMIGQRSYPDSGSLTVYEWSE; encoded by the coding sequence ATGAAAAGTGATCCCACCAAAATCAAGGAAGTGGCTGAATACAAACACCACTCGCCGCTGGTTTCTTGCGCGTTCGATCCGACCGCCCGGTTTGTGCTGGCCGGAGGAAGAGACCGCAACATCCTTTGCCTCGATGTGGCTGCTAAGTCAACCACGGAGCTATCGGGCCACGAGACTTGGGTCGGCAACATCGTACGTTCCGGTACAGACCTGATTCTGACGGCGGACTTTGCGGGTGTGGTTTTCGCTTGGGACTGCACAGGCGATAAACCTCGGCAGCGCTGGAAGATCACCGCTCATGCGAGCACCATCTACGCACTGGCTGCCAGCCCAGACGGCAAGCTGTTCGCGACCGGTGACCGCGATGGCAACATACACGTCTGGCAGGCCAGTGATGGAAAGCGTATGCACAAGTTGCGGATTGAGGGCCATCCTGTGTACGGGCTGGCGTTTCATCCGGATGGTCAACGACTGATCTCTGCCGACCGTCAGCCGAAGAAGCCGCGGCTTAAGGTCTGGGAGTTTGCAACCGGCAAGGAGCAACGCAGCATCGATGTGCCTCAACTCTCTGCGTATCGCCGCGTGGAAGATATCGAGTGGGGCGGCATTCGAGGGATTACGATTTCGCCGGATGGCAACACGCTTGTCGCCTGCGGCAGTAACGAATACTCGGGCCCTGCTTGCGCGCTGCTGTTCGACATCGCGACCGGTGAACTGAAACTCAAACTTGCTTCACAGTTGAAGGGCTTTTATTATTCGGCTCAATTTCACGCGCAAGGCTTTCTACTCACGGCTGGAGGCGATATCGGCAAAGGCGAGCTGCGTGCGTGGGATCCCACCAAGGATGAATCACTCGCCACCACCGCCACTATCGGCCCTTGTACGAGCCTAGATGTTCAGCCGAGCGGCGAACGCTGTGTCGTAACACAAATGATCGGGCAACGCTCTTATCCAGACTCCGGATCACTAACTGTGTATGAGTGGTCGGAGTGA